In the genome of Myxococcus stipitatus, one region contains:
- a CDS encoding bestrophin family protein, translated as MVEYDPHRWWSYFHYLKGSMVREIVARVMVCVLWSVGVTAYHYYVRPVAIPATVHTLAGLSLSLLLVFRTNSSYDRFWEGRKLWGGIVNETRNLARASGVFLGGSPALYTALVRWTAAFPFASASSLRGRASLGPLAKDLPPDEVDEVMHSQHVPFAVSRKMSALLDQGRREGRYPEYVQMQLDQNVQLLVDYLGGCERIRKTPIPFAYVMHLRRALLVYCYTLPFALVDAFGGLTVLATFLVAYVFFGIEEIGVEIEDPFGHDDNDLPLDQICNTIHGNLSALLPPQPPQPEPPPAA; from the coding sequence ATGGTTGAATACGACCCGCATCGCTGGTGGAGCTACTTCCATTACCTCAAGGGCTCGATGGTCCGCGAAATCGTGGCCCGGGTCATGGTGTGTGTCCTGTGGTCCGTGGGCGTCACCGCGTACCACTATTACGTCCGTCCGGTGGCCATCCCCGCCACGGTGCACACGCTGGCGGGACTGTCGCTGAGCCTCCTGCTCGTCTTCCGCACCAACTCCTCCTATGACCGGTTCTGGGAGGGGCGGAAGCTGTGGGGCGGCATCGTCAACGAGACACGCAACCTGGCGCGGGCCTCGGGCGTCTTCCTCGGTGGGAGCCCCGCGCTCTACACCGCGCTGGTGCGCTGGACGGCGGCCTTCCCGTTCGCCTCCGCGTCGTCCCTGCGAGGCCGCGCGAGCCTGGGGCCGCTGGCGAAGGACCTCCCTCCGGACGAAGTGGATGAGGTGATGCACAGCCAGCACGTGCCCTTCGCGGTCTCGCGAAAGATGAGCGCGCTCCTGGACCAAGGCCGCCGCGAGGGGCGCTATCCCGAGTACGTGCAGATGCAGCTGGACCAGAACGTCCAGCTCCTCGTCGACTACCTCGGAGGTTGTGAGCGCATCCGCAAGACGCCCATCCCGTTCGCCTACGTGATGCACCTGCGCCGCGCGCTGCTCGTCTACTGCTACACGCTGCCGTTCGCGCTGGTGGATGCGTTCGGCGGGCTGACGGTGCTGGCCACGTTCCTCGTCGCGTACGTGTTCTTCGGCATCGAGGAGATTGGCGTCGAAATCGAGGACCCCTTCGGCCACGACGACAACGACCTGCCGCTGGACCAGATCTGCAACACCATCCACGGCAACCTGTCCGCGCTGCTCCCCCCGCAGCCGCCACAGCCGGAGCCGCCTCCGGCCGCCTGA
- a CDS encoding protein kinase domain-containing protein, producing MLGAVDIAGKTQERYEEELLLALNEGLVSAEEAAALREEALDQGRSPLELLSEQGRLGEYTLVALRDELSRDLDDTAGTGPGPLEAATLDPETPVVSPQAPASSDAAAEPGFPVPDWDRYQPVRFLGQGGMGQVFLAYDPLLRRNVALKFVRGGDPELARRFLSEARAQARVRHERVCEVYEVGEVQGRGYIAMRYVAGQSLGQLAPTLTPEQKVLLLRQAAEGVHAAHRAGLVHRDIKPGNILVERTEDGDFVPFVMDFGLARDWREEAGLHGVVMGTPHYMAPEQARGDTARLDRRVDVYGLGATLYVLLTGRTPFSGDNEHDIITRLQTEEPPPPRTLDRDIPEDLEAVVLKCLEKERSARYDSARALADDLEHFLGGEPVQARRGVGYRLRKKARKHRVVLGLGVAALTVVALALGQAVLARSEVAERERLTRSFTERVERIEASARYSFLSRLHDTREDRKALRASMEALEAEVRESGGRAAGPGNYALGRALWALGDVEGARKKLEAAWEHGYREPRAAWALALVLGDQYREKLLLDVERRSPESREARRKELEQRYRDPALAYLRQAEGPDVPAPPLYVKALFAFHEGRHEEALAHLDAMGAALPWFYEAPLLRGDVYLARATGRWHQGDTAGAQADLEAGRRAYAQAIATAESQPAGHYALGRLELAALVIELYGAGNIQPLYQKGLEALEHALKAAPDHHPSLIVRSRLHRRLAEQHANQNASDVEALLGQAIDSAQAALKLAPPGDRVTLELAIAHRLWARHQQRLSQDPRKQLGLAVEALEQLSPEERDYAFYATLGLTHQIWADYENEHGLDSRAHQDKAIDTYLAAIRVRETQADAWINLGNSYRARAGLPQATDTQGDLRRAMEAIERALALNPRNVIACYQGADVSEQLARWKQEHGQDPEPDVARALALYKQGRDINPRLPQLANGQGATLLWQAEQHWEDGQDVEPLMAEARRAFEQARDIAPQQSFAYNNLGEVEAVRAGFLLTRGEDPTASLRAAKEDYRRALDLLPGDADMWTNLARLHVLWATHALERKRDVAPDLAQAEEALARAQALNPRLGYAWRYQGGVLDVRARHRAQKGTARDEDFQKAAAALAQAVELAPRKHEYVLAAGELQLAWGQWKQGRGEDATPVLMRGIEFVERILAARPQWARARLLRAGLRAALAHGSAPAAQQQAWRERARADAEEALARNPSLAAWWKGRLASDLEPLTRPSPP from the coding sequence ATGCTGGGGGCCGTGGATATCGCGGGGAAGACGCAGGAGAGGTACGAGGAGGAGCTGCTCCTCGCGCTGAACGAAGGGCTGGTCTCCGCCGAGGAGGCCGCCGCGCTGCGCGAGGAAGCGCTCGACCAGGGCCGCAGTCCCCTGGAGCTCCTGAGCGAGCAGGGGCGGCTGGGCGAGTACACGCTCGTGGCCCTGCGCGACGAGCTCTCCCGCGACCTGGACGACACGGCGGGCACGGGCCCCGGCCCGCTGGAGGCCGCCACGCTGGACCCGGAGACGCCCGTCGTCTCCCCGCAGGCGCCGGCCTCGTCCGACGCGGCCGCCGAGCCGGGCTTCCCCGTCCCCGACTGGGACCGCTACCAGCCCGTGCGCTTCCTCGGTCAGGGCGGCATGGGGCAGGTGTTCCTCGCGTATGACCCGCTCCTGCGGCGCAACGTGGCGCTCAAGTTCGTGCGGGGGGGAGACCCGGAGCTCGCTCGCCGCTTCCTGTCCGAGGCCCGCGCCCAGGCCCGCGTGCGCCACGAGCGGGTGTGCGAGGTGTACGAGGTCGGCGAGGTGCAGGGGCGCGGCTACATCGCCATGCGCTACGTGGCGGGCCAGTCCCTGGGGCAGCTCGCGCCGACGCTGACGCCCGAGCAGAAGGTGCTGCTCCTGCGCCAGGCCGCGGAGGGGGTCCACGCCGCGCACCGCGCGGGCCTGGTCCACCGCGACATCAAGCCCGGCAACATCCTGGTGGAGCGCACGGAGGACGGCGACTTCGTGCCCTTCGTCATGGACTTCGGCCTCGCCCGCGACTGGCGCGAGGAGGCGGGCCTGCATGGCGTGGTGATGGGCACGCCGCACTACATGGCCCCCGAGCAGGCCCGCGGCGACACGGCCCGGCTGGACCGGCGCGTGGATGTCTATGGCCTGGGCGCCACGCTGTACGTGCTGCTCACCGGGCGCACGCCCTTCAGCGGCGACAACGAGCACGACATCATCACCCGGCTCCAGACGGAGGAGCCGCCTCCCCCGCGCACGCTGGACCGGGACATCCCCGAGGACCTGGAGGCCGTCGTCCTCAAGTGCCTGGAGAAGGAGCGCTCGGCCCGCTACGACTCGGCGCGGGCGCTGGCGGATGACCTGGAGCACTTCCTCGGCGGAGAGCCGGTGCAGGCCCGGCGGGGCGTGGGCTACCGGCTGCGCAAGAAGGCGCGCAAGCACCGCGTGGTGCTGGGCCTGGGGGTGGCGGCGCTGACGGTGGTGGCGCTGGCGCTGGGCCAGGCCGTGCTCGCGCGCAGCGAGGTGGCCGAGCGCGAGCGGCTCACGCGCAGCTTCACCGAGCGGGTGGAGCGCATCGAGGCGTCCGCGCGCTACTCGTTCCTCTCCCGGCTGCACGACACGCGCGAGGACCGCAAGGCGCTGCGCGCGAGCATGGAAGCGCTGGAGGCGGAGGTGCGCGAGTCGGGCGGGCGCGCGGCGGGCCCCGGCAACTACGCCCTGGGCCGCGCGCTCTGGGCGCTGGGCGACGTGGAGGGCGCGCGCAAGAAGCTCGAGGCCGCGTGGGAGCATGGCTACCGGGAGCCTCGCGCGGCCTGGGCGCTGGCGCTGGTGCTGGGAGACCAGTACCGGGAGAAGCTGCTCCTGGACGTCGAGCGCCGCAGCCCGGAGAGCCGCGAGGCGCGCCGCAAGGAGTTGGAGCAGCGCTACCGCGACCCGGCGCTCGCCTACCTTCGACAGGCCGAGGGACCCGATGTCCCCGCGCCGCCGCTGTACGTGAAGGCCCTCTTCGCCTTCCACGAAGGACGCCACGAGGAGGCCCTCGCGCACCTGGACGCGATGGGGGCGGCCCTGCCCTGGTTCTACGAGGCGCCGCTCCTGCGAGGCGACGTGTACCTGGCCCGCGCGACGGGGCGCTGGCACCAGGGCGACACGGCCGGCGCCCAGGCGGACCTCGAGGCGGGACGGCGCGCCTACGCCCAGGCCATCGCCACCGCGGAGAGCCAGCCCGCGGGGCACTACGCGCTCGGGCGACTGGAGCTGGCCGCGCTGGTCATCGAGCTCTATGGCGCGGGCAACATCCAGCCGCTCTACCAGAAGGGACTGGAGGCGCTGGAGCACGCGCTGAAGGCCGCGCCGGACCACCACCCCTCCCTCATCGTGCGCTCGCGGCTGCACCGCCGCCTGGCCGAACAGCACGCCAACCAGAACGCGAGCGACGTGGAGGCGCTGCTGGGCCAGGCCATCGACTCGGCCCAGGCCGCGCTGAAGCTCGCGCCGCCCGGCGACCGCGTGACGCTGGAGCTGGCCATCGCGCACAGGCTCTGGGCCCGCCACCAGCAGCGGCTCTCCCAGGACCCGCGCAAGCAGCTCGGCCTGGCCGTCGAGGCGCTGGAGCAGCTGAGCCCCGAGGAGCGCGACTATGCCTTCTACGCGACGCTGGGGCTGACCCATCAAATCTGGGCCGACTACGAGAACGAGCACGGCCTGGACTCTCGCGCCCACCAGGACAAGGCCATCGACACGTACCTGGCGGCCATCCGCGTGCGCGAGACGCAGGCGGATGCGTGGATCAACCTCGGCAACTCCTATCGGGCCCGGGCGGGCCTGCCCCAGGCCACGGACACACAAGGCGACTTGCGCCGCGCCATGGAGGCCATCGAACGGGCGCTCGCGCTCAACCCGCGCAACGTCATCGCCTGCTACCAGGGCGCGGACGTGTCCGAGCAGCTCGCGCGCTGGAAGCAGGAGCACGGCCAGGACCCGGAGCCGGACGTGGCGCGCGCGCTGGCGCTCTACAAGCAGGGCCGGGACATCAACCCCCGGCTACCCCAGCTCGCCAACGGCCAGGGCGCCACGCTGCTGTGGCAGGCCGAGCAGCACTGGGAGGACGGCCAGGACGTGGAGCCGCTCATGGCCGAGGCCCGGCGGGCCTTCGAGCAGGCTCGCGACATCGCGCCACAACAGTCATTCGCCTACAACAACCTGGGCGAGGTGGAGGCGGTGCGCGCGGGCTTCCTCCTGACGCGAGGCGAGGACCCCACCGCGAGCCTCCGCGCGGCGAAGGAGGACTACCGCCGCGCGCTGGACCTGCTGCCCGGTGACGCGGACATGTGGACCAACCTGGCGCGCCTGCACGTGCTGTGGGCCACCCACGCGCTGGAGAGGAAGCGCGACGTGGCCCCGGACCTCGCCCAGGCGGAAGAAGCGCTCGCGCGCGCCCAGGCCCTCAACCCGCGTCTCGGGTACGCCTGGCGCTACCAGGGTGGCGTGCTCGACGTGCGCGCCCGTCATCGCGCGCAGAAGGGCACCGCCAGGGACGAGGACTTCCAGAAGGCCGCGGCGGCGCTCGCGCAGGCGGTGGAGCTGGCTCCGAGGAAGCACGAGTATGTGCTGGCCGCCGGAGAGCTCCAGCTCGCCTGGGGACAGTGGAAGCAGGGCCGGGGCGAGGACGCGACGCCGGTGCTGATGCGCGGCATCGAGTTCGTGGAGCGCATCCTGGCCGCGCGGCCCCAGTGGGCACGAGCGCGGCTCCTGCGCGCCGGGCTGAGGGCGGCCTTGGCCCACGGCTCCGCGCCCGCCGCCCAGCAACAGGCCTGGCGCGAGCGGGCTCGCGCGGACGCGGAGGAAGCCCTGGCGCGCAATCCCTCGCTCGCCGCGTGGTGGAAGGGCAGGCTCGCCTCCGACCTGGAGCCGCTCACCCGCCCTTCCCCTCCATGA
- a CDS encoding GNAT family N-acetyltransferase has translation MQAPGPTLHTARLILRPTAREDFEGFVALMSDAESARFIGGVQARSVVWRGFTGMAGAWALQGFSMFSVLERSTGKWVGRVGPWQPEGWPGPEVGWSLLRETWGRGYAVEAATAAVDWAFDHLGWTEVIHSIAPENVPSQQVARRLGSTLRGPGKLPAPFEAAPIELWGQSREAWRARSAPSNG, from the coding sequence ATGCAAGCACCGGGACCGACCCTGCACACCGCGCGACTCATCCTCCGCCCCACGGCGCGGGAGGACTTCGAGGGGTTCGTCGCCCTGATGTCGGACGCGGAGAGCGCCCGCTTCATCGGCGGCGTCCAGGCCCGCTCCGTCGTCTGGCGAGGCTTCACCGGCATGGCGGGGGCCTGGGCCCTCCAGGGGTTCTCCATGTTCTCCGTCCTGGAGCGCTCCACCGGCAAGTGGGTGGGCCGGGTGGGCCCCTGGCAGCCAGAGGGGTGGCCGGGGCCGGAGGTGGGCTGGTCCCTGCTGCGGGAGACCTGGGGCCGGGGGTACGCCGTGGAGGCGGCCACCGCCGCGGTGGACTGGGCCTTCGACCACCTGGGCTGGACGGAGGTCATCCACTCCATCGCCCCCGAAAACGTCCCCTCCCAGCAGGTCGCCCGGCGGCTCGGCTCCACCCTGAGGGGCCCCGGGAAGCTGCCGGCCCCCTTCGAGGCCGCCCCCATCGAGCTGTGGGGCCAGTCGCGGGAGGCCTGGAGGGCCCGCTCCGCACCGTCCAATGGGTGA
- a CDS encoding sigma-54 dependent transcriptional regulator: MQQKLSADMSTTAVQTKGKSAQAPRSVPALTVVSHPQAQRIGERLLLEVLASVGRTAALSRNAPDFSRPGGLLALPLSDPFLSRTPVLFEPAANGGLRLLVPEDGTQVSVAGESVAGGREFSREELAAGVPLVLAERVVLLLHLASPASEGAVKDLGLVGQAEGIQQLREDILRVADLRVPVLIRGETGTGKELVARAIHDQGPRRSGPFISVNLGALSKELVAAELFGAQRGAYTGANRDREGFFRAAHGGTLFLDEVGEAPPEVQAALLRVLETGEVTPVGGHAPVPVDVRLVAATDSDLEARIEERAFKAPLLHRLAGFELCVPPLRERREDIGLLFVHFARQELETTGETWRLASTDPRAQPWLPSAVAVRLVRYGWPGNVRQLRNVTRQLIIGSRGLPGLRVDSRLEQQLDGESLPVPGRVLSAPAQGQAEAADAKSSRRKPSEVGENELLEALRACSWDLKATADFLGIPRPSVYVLIDKSPLIRTARDLSPEEISRCFQECEGDLDKMVQRLEVSRRALQRRVRELGLSDA, from the coding sequence ATGCAGCAGAAGCTTTCCGCCGACATGTCGACGACCGCTGTCCAGACGAAGGGCAAGTCCGCGCAGGCCCCGCGGAGTGTGCCTGCCCTGACCGTCGTGTCCCATCCTCAGGCCCAGCGGATCGGCGAGCGGCTCCTCTTGGAGGTGCTCGCCAGCGTGGGCCGGACGGCGGCGCTCTCCCGCAACGCGCCGGACTTCTCCCGGCCGGGAGGGCTGCTGGCGCTCCCCCTGTCGGACCCGTTCCTCAGCCGGACGCCCGTGCTCTTCGAGCCGGCGGCGAACGGCGGCTTGCGCCTGCTGGTGCCCGAGGACGGCACGCAGGTGTCAGTCGCGGGCGAGTCCGTGGCGGGGGGGCGGGAGTTCTCCCGCGAGGAGCTGGCGGCGGGGGTCCCCCTGGTGCTGGCCGAGCGCGTGGTGCTGCTGCTGCACCTGGCGTCGCCGGCCTCGGAAGGGGCGGTGAAGGACCTGGGGTTGGTGGGGCAGGCGGAGGGCATCCAGCAGCTGCGCGAGGACATCCTCCGGGTGGCGGACCTGCGGGTGCCGGTGCTCATCCGGGGCGAGACGGGCACGGGCAAGGAGCTGGTGGCCCGCGCCATCCATGACCAGGGGCCCAGGCGCTCCGGTCCCTTCATCAGCGTCAACCTGGGCGCGCTCTCCAAGGAGCTGGTGGCCGCGGAGCTGTTCGGCGCGCAGCGCGGGGCGTACACCGGCGCGAACCGGGACCGCGAGGGCTTCTTCCGCGCCGCGCACGGCGGCACGCTCTTTCTCGACGAGGTGGGCGAGGCGCCCCCCGAGGTGCAGGCGGCGCTGCTGCGCGTGCTGGAGACGGGCGAGGTGACGCCGGTGGGCGGCCACGCGCCGGTGCCGGTGGACGTGCGGCTGGTCGCCGCGACGGACTCGGATTTGGAGGCGCGCATCGAGGAGCGCGCGTTCAAGGCGCCGCTGCTGCACCGGCTGGCGGGCTTCGAGCTGTGCGTGCCGCCCCTGCGCGAGCGGCGCGAGGACATCGGCCTGCTCTTCGTCCACTTCGCGCGCCAGGAATTGGAGACCACGGGCGAGACGTGGCGGCTGGCCTCCACGGACCCGCGCGCGCAGCCGTGGCTGCCGTCGGCGGTGGCCGTGCGGCTGGTGCGCTACGGCTGGCCCGGCAACGTCCGCCAGCTCCGCAACGTCACGCGCCAGCTCATCATCGGCAGCCGGGGCCTTCCGGGGCTGCGCGTGGACTCGCGGCTGGAACAGCAACTGGATGGCGAGTCGCTGCCCGTGCCGGGGCGGGTGCTGAGCGCGCCGGCGCAGGGGCAGGCGGAGGCCGCGGACGCGAAGTCCTCGCGGCGCAAGCCCTCCGAGGTGGGGGAGAACGAGCTCCTGGAAGCGCTGCGCGCGTGCTCGTGGGACTTGAAGGCCACCGCGGACTTCCTGGGCATTCCCCGGCCGTCCGTCTACGTGCTCATCGACAAGAGCCCGCTCATCCGCACCGCCCGGGACCTGAGCCCGGAGGAGATCTCCCGCTGCTTCCAGGAGTGCGAGGGTGACCTGGACAAGATGGTGCAGCGGCTGGAGGTCTCCCGCCGCGCGCTCCAGCGGCGCGTGCGGGAGCTGGGCCTCTCGGACGCCTGA
- a CDS encoding serine hydrolase domain-containing protein produces the protein MRSDSSASSPRIELLREETRRYVRGYRAASLCAGLTVGGEHHVLPLRGDGTPPAGNAVYFLGALTQVFTGSLLSLLADAGRARLDMPLSEVIPRPLLPDADAGTITLEQLARHTSGMPYLPPNLDVAAANPEDPFGHYSASLFGDFLRSYHPDLLPPRPASSSLLGMGVLGHALSRRAGVNYGHALRDWLFTPLKLTDTSMRVTDELAPRLLRGHSARGKPLAPWTFPALPGAAGLHSTVPDLLCFLDACVGTGEEALSKSLMRTWDPGATPGMGLGWSLSQLRGHPIAWCSSVMGGYSGFMGLAPSAKAGVVLLSDTAWSWFSAFRNRVPLEAPGFALLSRLLAESGAR, from the coding sequence GTGCGTTCCGACTCATCTGCTTCCTCCCCGCGTATCGAGCTCCTGCGGGAAGAGACCCGCCGCTATGTGCGGGGCTATCGCGCGGCCTCGCTGTGCGCCGGGCTCACCGTGGGGGGAGAGCACCACGTGCTCCCGTTGCGCGGAGACGGGACGCCTCCCGCCGGGAATGCCGTGTACTTCCTGGGCGCCCTGACCCAGGTCTTCACGGGCTCGCTCTTGAGCCTGCTCGCGGATGCGGGCCGGGCACGGCTCGACATGCCGCTGTCAGAGGTGATTCCCCGGCCACTCCTGCCGGATGCCGACGCGGGCACCATCACCTTGGAGCAGCTGGCCCGGCACACGTCGGGAATGCCGTACCTGCCGCCCAACCTCGACGTGGCGGCGGCCAATCCCGAGGACCCCTTCGGCCACTACTCCGCGAGCCTCTTCGGCGACTTCCTCCGGAGCTATCACCCGGACCTGCTTCCGCCGCGCCCCGCCTCGTCGTCCCTGCTGGGCATGGGGGTCCTGGGCCATGCGCTCTCACGCCGCGCGGGCGTCAACTACGGCCACGCGCTGCGGGACTGGCTCTTCACCCCCCTGAAGCTGACGGACACCTCCATGCGCGTGACGGACGAGCTGGCACCGCGCCTGCTCCGAGGCCACTCCGCGCGGGGCAAGCCCCTGGCTCCCTGGACCTTTCCCGCGTTACCCGGTGCCGCGGGGCTTCACTCCACCGTGCCGGACCTGCTGTGCTTCCTCGATGCCTGTGTCGGCACCGGCGAGGAAGCCTTGTCGAAGTCCCTGATGCGGACCTGGGACCCTGGCGCGACCCCCGGAATGGGGCTGGGCTGGTCCCTGTCCCAGCTCCGCGGGCACCCCATCGCGTGGTGCTCCTCGGTGATGGGGGGGTATAGCGGCTTCATGGGGCTGGCGCCCTCGGCGAAGGCGGGGGTCGTGCTGCTCTCGGACACCGCCTGGTCCTGGTTCTCCGCGTTCAGGAATCGCGTCCCACTCGAGGCACCCGGCTTCGCGCTCCTGTCCCGGCTCCTCGCGGAGTCAGGCGCGCGGTGA
- a CDS encoding SRPBCC domain-containing protein encodes MPTGLTADGSFQAGARRTMDLTAQDAWRNWAEAQGLGRWLSQARTALKEGEETTLEDGTQVLAVRVRPPSLLRIRLSRADWPHPRTAQLRVLAAARGSTVALHMEGLPDAAARAEYIEHWNAALTGAPVLAAKKAASKPKAAPAKKAPVAKKAAPAKKAPVAKKAASAKKSPARKSVGKKPSAR; translated from the coding sequence ATGCCCACAGGACTCACAGCGGATGGCAGTTTTCAGGCCGGTGCCCGTCGCACCATGGACCTCACGGCGCAGGACGCCTGGCGGAACTGGGCCGAGGCCCAGGGATTGGGACGCTGGCTGTCCCAGGCTCGGACGGCGCTGAAGGAGGGTGAGGAGACCACGCTCGAGGATGGGACCCAGGTCCTCGCCGTTCGGGTGCGGCCTCCGTCCTTGCTGCGCATCCGCCTGAGCCGCGCGGACTGGCCCCACCCGAGGACCGCGCAACTCCGCGTCCTCGCCGCCGCACGCGGGAGCACCGTCGCGCTGCACATGGAGGGACTCCCCGACGCCGCGGCCCGTGCCGAGTACATTGAACACTGGAATGCCGCGCTGACCGGGGCGCCCGTGCTCGCCGCGAAGAAGGCCGCCTCGAAACCGAAGGCCGCGCCCGCGAAGAAGGCCCCCGTGGCGAAGAAGGCCGCGCCCGCGAAGAAGGCCCCCGTGGCGAAGAAGGCCGCGTCCGCGAAGAAGAGCCCCGCTCGCAAGTCGGTGGGGAAGAAGCCCTCGGCGCGCTGA
- the infC gene encoding translation initiation factor IF-3, whose amino-acid sequence MLRDQRGNRGGSRDQRTNRRIRAREVRVVGSDGSQLGVMPLEAALEKARSEGLDLVEVSPMAQPPVCKIMDYGKFKYEEKKKASEAKRAQLIVHLKEVKLRPKTEEHDYEFKVRNTRRFIEEGNKAKVVIQFRGREITHKEQGTAILDDVAKDLKEVAVVEQPPRMEGRLMFMILAPTPKVAQRAREQARQAAGITKRPSAAPSADEKPAAPADEKPAAPAAAAPAAAPSAPSSEERPPASDTTGPTP is encoded by the coding sequence ATTCTTCGTGATCAGAGAGGTAACCGCGGCGGGAGCCGCGACCAGAGAACCAATCGCCGCATCCGTGCCCGCGAGGTCCGCGTGGTCGGCTCCGATGGCTCACAGCTCGGAGTCATGCCGCTCGAGGCCGCGCTCGAGAAAGCCCGCTCGGAAGGGCTCGACCTCGTCGAGGTCAGCCCCATGGCACAGCCGCCAGTCTGCAAGATCATGGACTACGGCAAGTTCAAGTACGAGGAGAAGAAGAAGGCCTCGGAAGCCAAGCGGGCTCAGCTGATTGTCCACCTCAAGGAAGTGAAGCTCCGTCCCAAGACGGAGGAGCACGACTACGAGTTCAAGGTCCGCAACACGCGGCGCTTCATCGAAGAGGGCAACAAGGCCAAGGTGGTCATCCAGTTCCGCGGGCGTGAAATCACGCACAAGGAGCAGGGCACGGCCATCCTCGATGACGTGGCGAAGGACCTGAAGGAAGTGGCCGTCGTGGAGCAGCCGCCCCGGATGGAAGGGCGACTGATGTTCATGATTCTGGCGCCCACGCCGAAGGTGGCGCAGCGCGCTCGCGAGCAGGCCCGTCAGGCCGCGGGAATCACCAAGCGCCCCAGCGCGGCTCCGTCCGCCGACGAGAAGCCGGCCGCGCCCGCCGACGAGAAGCCGGCCGCGCCCGCCGCCGCCGCGCCCGCCGCCGCACCCAGCGCCCCCTCCTCCGAGGAGCGCCCGCCCGCGTCTGATACGACGGGCCCGACTCCCTGA
- a CDS encoding nitronate monooxygenase: protein MWTETRVTRTLGVRLPLVQGPFGGGMSSTKLAAAVSEAGGLGSFGANHLDGARIEATIRELRGLTSRPFSINLWVPLEGERELRPSPEEFQASVARLKPWFDELGVPPPAYPTAFAPDYEEQVEAVLAMRPAVFSFIFGVPSARILEACRARGILTVGTATHVAEGLALEQAGVDLIVASGSEAGGHRACFLRPVEEAPATTALVPQLVDQVRTPVIASGGIADGRSVATALALGAEGVQVGTAFLACEESNASDAYRRALRNPERARATTLTRVFSGRYARGIPNRFMKELTPVERDIPPYPIQNWLTQPLRQAASRQGREDLMSLWAGQNAPLIRHSRAAELVDFLEKDTTRVLGRLASL from the coding sequence ATGTGGACCGAGACACGAGTCACGCGGACGTTGGGAGTCCGGCTCCCGCTGGTGCAGGGCCCGTTCGGCGGCGGCATGTCGTCGACGAAGCTGGCCGCGGCGGTGTCGGAGGCCGGAGGGCTGGGCTCGTTCGGCGCCAACCACCTGGACGGCGCCAGGATCGAGGCCACCATCCGGGAGCTGCGGGGGCTCACCTCCCGGCCCTTCTCCATCAACCTGTGGGTCCCGCTGGAAGGGGAGCGTGAGCTGCGCCCCTCGCCCGAGGAGTTCCAGGCCAGCGTGGCGCGGCTGAAGCCCTGGTTCGACGAGCTGGGCGTCCCGCCGCCGGCGTACCCCACCGCCTTCGCTCCGGACTACGAGGAGCAGGTGGAGGCGGTGCTCGCGATGCGGCCGGCGGTGTTCAGCTTCATCTTCGGCGTCCCCTCGGCGCGCATCCTGGAGGCATGCCGGGCCCGGGGCATCCTCACCGTGGGCACGGCGACCCATGTGGCGGAGGGCCTCGCGCTGGAGCAGGCGGGCGTGGACCTCATCGTCGCCTCGGGCAGCGAGGCCGGAGGACATCGCGCCTGTTTCCTGCGGCCCGTCGAGGAGGCCCCCGCGACGACGGCGCTGGTGCCCCAGCTGGTGGACCAGGTGCGCACGCCCGTCATCGCCTCGGGAGGCATCGCGGATGGCCGGTCGGTGGCCACGGCCCTGGCGCTGGGCGCGGAGGGCGTGCAGGTGGGGACCGCCTTCCTCGCCTGCGAGGAGTCCAACGCGAGCGACGCCTACCGCCGGGCGCTGAGGAACCCGGAGCGGGCTCGCGCCACCACGCTGACCCGCGTCTTCTCCGGCCGCTACGCGCGCGGCATCCCCAACCGCTTCATGAAGGAGCTCACGCCCGTGGAGCGGGACATCCCGCCCTACCCCATCCAGAACTGGCTCACCCAGCCCCTGCGGCAGGCCGCGTCCCGGCAGGGGCGCGAGGACCTGATGTCCCTGTGGGCGGGACAGAACGCGCCGCTCATCCGGCACTCGCGCGCCGCGGAGCTGGTCGACTTCCTGGAGAAGGACACGACGCGAGTTTTGGGCCGGCTCGCGTCGCTCTGA